In the Hylaeus volcanicus isolate JK05 chromosome 1, UHH_iyHylVolc1.0_haploid, whole genome shotgun sequence genome, one interval contains:
- the LOC128874492 gene encoding uncharacterized protein LOC128874492 yields MEIKEQCWSSFKDRMSSIGNHKGIKFFREIGPDLHRKNYKSWFHKWRHNLDRETIRVISRIRANHYNLRESLARKNFISCGKCDCDQADEDIYHVIFDCGLYNQERSLIWEKMEKEIELVAKSVIELIKLNNRAPGLGDQVINGMRRSTEKQRSVAIPIKNGMEHLAECVDAQLSTSSYAGQPRYSHAASPYIRASRSAGQRTQEAATTRDLLTRGGRRRKKKKGKGTEGKEPSRSTPKGVPTSTPKATLKSAPKAALGAGDKSTPKKPGSTPGKVGTDKPGAPPPKPAKNKKRRTRKRRRRLKRSAVVMQPAAGKSYADVLGKIRRQVRPEETETELRQIRKTQRGGVLVELARCKDQRALQEAIKAAVGEDAEVRALVPRMRVEICDLDCCTTGEEVRAPVAQTLGDQLKGELKVAIEEAVSIRLIARNRIKIGWINCRVRRCVEVTKCFKCLGYGHTKRDCKGPDRSNACWRCGKDRHKSNDCTSPPRCMLCADLGVQQLDHAPRSGACKAFRDVLVPGNERRNGDGDPRKPEPQPGRRQPPHSAVLGRWALTWWWCASSTETGTARRGKLDDLEDALRDMDGGLVVTSDFNARAPEWGIPTPNARGKLVMEMASRLGLIVLNTGTTPTYRRPGFGVSIPDVTLVSECLGRRTTGWRVLEDFTGSDHQYITFRISSDGSAQHGRSRRPLGWNTAKRDEGKFSECMSRGLRGIPPAPREHPGRDVAEAMTVERPSPGVLVDGPGTSQVWTGTSLRRECLKLRRLAQRAPRRTEASDRSAEYRAAKKTLNRAIKDSKARCWRELCDEANRDPWGQAYKLITRRIRSPVAQGTLDAATTERVVDGLFLNNPARDFYSEPGDRDVVPTFILEELQSVVGSLKPRKAPGPDGIPAEALKMVARLHPDLLLKMYNTCLRGGVFPSPWKDARLVLISKGKGASDSPSSYQPVCMLNTAGKVMEKMLKTRLLRAVQAAGDLSDRQHGFRRGHSTISAISDVVEAVGRAYEASHRTRPLVLLVTLDGRNAFNSARWIDMLRALE; encoded by the exons ATGGAGATAAAGGAACAATGCTGGAGCAGCTTCAAGGATAGAATGAGTTCGATAGGAAATCATAAAGGAATAAAGTTCTTTAGAGAAATCGGTCCCGACTTACACAGGAAAAACTATAAATCATGGTTTCACAAGTGGAGACACAATCTAGATAGAGAAACGATAAGAGTAATATCAAGGATTCGGGCGAACCACTATAATCTAAGAGAATCACTAGCCAGAAAGAACTTTATAAGCTGTGGCAAGTGCGATTGCGACCAAGCGGACGAAGACATCTACCATGTAATATTTGATTGCGGCTTGTACAATCAAGAGAGAAGCTTAATATgggaaaaaatggaaaaggaaatAGAATTAGTAGCAAAATCGGTGATAGAGTTAATAAAACTCAATAACCGCGCACCTGGCCTGGGCGACCAG GTTATCAATGGCATGAGGAGGAGCACGGAGAAGCAGAGAAGCGTGGCGATACCCATTAAGAACGGTATGGAGCATCTGGCGGAGTGCGTCGACGCACAGCTATCGACGTCAAGTTATGCGGGCCAGCCACGCTATTCTCACGCAGCTTCTCCGTACATCAGAGCCAGCCGAAGTGCCGGTCAGCGCACGCAAGAGGCCGCGACCACTCGTGACCTCCTCACCCGAGGAGGAC gtaggaggaagaagaagaaggggaAAGGGACCGAGGGCAAGGAGCCCTCGAGGAGTACCCCAAAAGGTGTCCCTACAAGCACTCCGAAGGCTACTCTTAAGAGCGCCCCTAAGGCTGCCCTGGGGGCTGGGGATAAGTCCACCCCGAAAAAGCCCGGGTCAACGCCAGGCAAGGTGGGCACAGACAAGCCCGGAGCACCTCCGCCGAAGCCTGCCAAAAACAAAAAGCGGAGGACGAGAAAACGGCGGCGCAGGCTGAAGCGTAGCGCCGTCGTCATGCAGCCGGCCGCCGGGAAGTCCTACGCGGACGTCCTAGGGAAAATCCGGCGGCAGGTGCGACCGGAGGAGACGGAGACGGAACTCCGTCAAATCCGAAAGACCCAGAGGGGCGGTGTCCTTGTGGAACTGGCGCGCTGTAAAGATCAGCGCGCCCTTCAGGAGGCCATCAAGGCCGCCGTGGGGGAAGATGCGGAGGTCCGGGCTCTGGTGCCGCGCATGCGCGTCGAAATTTGCGACCTCGATTGCTGCACGACCGGCGAGGAGGTACGAGCTCCTGTTGCGCAAACTTTGGGCGACCAGCTCAAGGGGGAGCTGAAGGTCGCAATCGAGGAGGCGGTGTCTATCCGGCTGATCGCGAGAAATCGCATCAAGATCGGCTGGATAAACTGCCGAGTCAGGCGCTGTGTCGAAGTCACGAAGTGCTTCAAATGCCTAGGATATGGGCACACGAAGCGCGACTGCAAGGGCCCAGATCGGAGTAACGCCTGCTGGAGGTGCGGCAAGGACAGACACAAGTCCAACGACTGCACCTCCCCTCCTCGTTGCATGCTCTGCGCCGACCTGGGCGTGCAGCAGCTCGACCACGCACCAAGGTCCGGGGCCTGTAAGGCCTTCCGAGACGTCCTGGTGCCCGGAAACGAGCGGCGCAATGGCGACGGTGATCCAAGGAAACCTGAACCGCAGCCAGGTCGCCGACAGCCTCCTCACTCAGCTGTTCTTGGTCGCTGGGCGCTGACGTGGTGGTGGTGTGCGAGCAGTACCGAAACCGGGACTGCTCGTCGTG GAAAGCTCGACGACCTGGAAGACGCGCTCCGCGATATGGACGGCGGGCTCGTTGTAACAAGCGATTTTAACGCCAGGGCTCCAGAGTGGGGGATCCCAACCCCCAATGCCAGAGGCAAACTGGTAATGGAGATGGCATCCAGGCTGGGGTTGATTGTGCTGAACACTGGTACCACGCCGACCTATCGGCGACCCGGTTTCGGCGTTTCCATCCCGGACGTCACTCTGGTTTCGGAGTGTCTGGGTCGCCGAACCACGGGCTGGAGGGTGTTGGAAGATTTTACTGGCAGTGACCACCAGTACATCACCTTCCGGATATCGTCCGATGGGTCGGCGCAGCACGGCAGATCCCGGCGCCCACTCGGCTGGAACACGGCCAAGCGGGACGAGGGAAAGTTCTCGGAGTGTATGAGCCGCGGCCTCAGGGGCATACCACCTGCCCCCCGCGAGCATCCCGGAAGGGATGTCGCTGAGGCCATG ACCGTGGAAAGGCCGAGCCCAGGCGTACTGGTGGATGGACCTGGCACCAGCCAGGTCTGGACTGGTACCAGCCTCAGACGGGAGTGTCTGAAGCTACGTAGACTGGCGCAACGAGCCCCCCGTAGAACGGAGGCCTCCGACAGGTCAGCCGAGTACAGGGCGGCGAAAAAGACGCTCAACCGGGCTATCAAGGATTCCAAAGCCCGCTGCTGGCGGGAGCTGTGCGACGAAGCGAACCGTGATCCCTGGGGACAGGCGTACAAGCTTATCACCCGCAGGATCCGGTCACCCGTCGCACAGGGCACGTTGGACGCAGCTACCACCGAGCGCGTGGTGGACGGGCTATTCCTCAACAACCCGGCAAGGGACTTTTATTCGGAGCCGGGTGACAGAGACGTCGTCCCCACGTTTATTCTGGAGGAGCTGCAGTCGGTGGTGGGCTCCTTGAAACCGAGGAAAGCCCCGGGCCCGGATGGCATTCCAGCGGAGGCCCTGAAGATGGTGGCGCGACTCCACCCAGACCTTCTGCTGAAGATGTATAACACCTGCCTCCGGGGGGGTGTCTTCCCGTCGCCTTGGAAGGATGCGCGGCTTGTACTGATCAGCAAGGGGAAGGGTGCCTCTGATTCTCCGTCATCTTACCAACCAGTGTGTATGCTAAACACAGCCGGTAAGGTGATGGAGAAAATGCTGAAGACCCGCCTGCTTCGGGCAGTGCAGGCCGCCGGCGACCTGTCGGACCGACAGCACGGATTTCGGAGAGGACACTCCACCATCAGTGCCATCTCCGACGTGGTCGAGGCTGTCGGAAGAGCCTACGAAGCAAGCCACCGTACCCGCCCGCTGGTCCTCCTCGTCACGTTGGACGGGCGCAACGCTTTCAACTCGGCGAGGTGGATAGATATGCTGAGGGCGCTCGAGTGA